The nucleotide window CCCTCATCGATGGCGGTGTCATCTGCCCTTATCAATGAAGCGAAAGAACTTCTGATTCGTTGCCCCAAAGTGCGCCGTTACGAGTGCTTTGCGCTAGTAAAGATTTCTTTACTAATAGAAATCACTAGTAAAGAGTCCTTTAATAGCGTTCAGAGACCCAGTTTCTTCAAAATTACCATAGCTTTGACTACTCTAGCACCCAGTGCAAACGGCCAGCCACCGCAGCGTTCTTCAAACCCTCCCTTTGGAGCGCATTGTCGATATTGCGAGGCAGCTTGGGGTGGGTCTGCGTGCGGAGCAAAGTCCGAGCCAAGCTTTGGATCTGGCCACGCTGCTTGAGGGCTCACAGCGCATTTCCTTTTCCGATCTGCTCGGGCTGCTTCAACGTGACGAGCTTCGCCAGCTTTGCGTGGCGCACGGACTCGATGCCGAGAGCCGCTCTCGCCCTGTGCTGATTCAAACTTTGCTCCGCGCCCACGGCGATGAAAAATCTATTCCGCCCAAACCGCTCTTCTCCCGCTCCAACGAAAGTCGTTTTGATCCCAAACCAGGTGATACTGTTCGATTGCGTCATCGGCAATGGCTGGTCGGGCAAGTGCACAAGCCGGACGATCCCGCGCAAGCCACGCGCCTTAAGCTCACCTGCCTTGATGACGATCACCGCGGCGCCGAGCTCGAGGTGCTCTGGGAACTTGAACTTGGCGCCGAAGTGATCCACCCCGAATCCCAGCTGCCCGAAACGATCAGCGCGCTGGATTCGCCGCAGCATTTTGCCGCCTATTACAACACGCTGCGCTGGCAAGGCGTCAGCGCCACCGAAGTCGATCGTTTCCAAGCGCCTTTTCGCGCCGGCATCAAGATTCAGCCCTATCAGCTCACCCCACTGTCAAAAGCGCTATCCTTACCGCGCGCCAATCTTTTCATCGCCGATGATGTGGGCCTCGGCAAAACCATCGAAGCGGGCCTTGTGGCCCAAGAGTTGCTTCTCAGACAACGCGTCGATTTTATTTTAGTCTCAGCCCCCGCATCGTTGCTGCTGCAGTGGCAAGACGAAATGAACAAGCGCTTTGGCCTTCGTTTTGAAGTCTTCTGCCGCGACTACATTCTCAAAAAGCGCCGCGAGCGCGGCTTTGCCATCAACCCCTGGGCCACGCATCATCGCTTCATTATCTCCTATCCCTTGCTGCGTCGGCCGGAATACCGCGACCCCTTGTTGCAGCACATCGGCGAGCGCGCGCACAAAAGTTTGCTCATCCTGGATGAAGCGCACACGGTGGCGCCTGCCAGCGCCAGCAAGTACGCCGTTGATTCTGCCGTCACCAAAGTGGTGCGCGACATCGCCCCGCGCTTTGAAAACCGTCTCTTCCTCAGCGCCACACCGCACAACGGCCACTCCAACTCGTTTTCAGCCTTGCTTGAGATTCTCGATCCGCAGCGTTTTTCGCGCGCCGTGCCCGTGCAGGGCCCACAAGAGCTTGCGCCCGTGATGGTGCGGCGTCTGAAAAGTGATTTACGGGAGATTATGCCCGGCCAAAAGTTCTCCGAGCGCAAAATCATTCGCGTAGCGCTCGAAGATAAACAAGGCAGTCCGCAGATTCAGTTTGCCGACAGCGAGCCCATGCTCTTTTCGGCCGACGAAAGTCTCGCGGATCCCGCAGCGGAACTCAAACTTGCCGAGTTGCTGCGCACTTACACCGAGATTCACAAGAGGGCAGGCGTGGGCCAAGCCAAACGTCTAAGCTTAATCAACTTGCAAAAGCGCTTGCTGAGCAGTCCGGAAGCCTTTGCGCGCACTCTCGAGCTTCACGACACGCACCAAAAGCGCGCGCTCAAAAAGCACGAGCTAACGGTGGATGCTGCCGACTTGCTGCGCAGCGGCGATGCCGAAACCGCCCAGGGCATCGATGAGCAAAGCAGCGAAGAGCTTTACGATCGCGGCCTTGAAGGCAAAGCTGCTTTGGAACAAAGCCCGAATCAAAACCTGCTTGAGCAAAGCGCCGCCCTGCGAGCAGAAATGCTTGGCCTTGCCAGAGTCCTGCGCCGTAAACCCGACATGAAAGCTTTGGCAATAATTGCCTGGTTAAAACGCCACTGTTGTCATGAAATTGGTAAAAATTATGCCAATTTTGGCAAGCTCACTTCAGAGAACCAAGACAAAAAATGGAGCGATCGGCGTGTGATCATCTTCACCGAATATGCCGATTCCAAACGCTACTTGCGCACGCTGCTTCAAAGTGCCTTTGAGGGCACCGAGCGCGGTGATGAGCGCCTGCTTGAGATTCACGGCGGCATGAGCGATGAAGCGCGCGAACAAACCCAATACGCGTTTAATACCAAGCCCGCCGATCATCCGGTGCGCGTGCTGCTCTGCACCGATGCCGCGCGCGAAGGGCTGAACTTGCAAGCCTTCTGCGCCGATCTTTTTCACTATGACATTCCTTGGAATCCTTCGCGCATGGAGCAGCGCAATGGCCGCATCGATCGGCAACAGCAACCCTCGCCCGAAGTGCGCTGCCACTACTTCATCTATCCCGAGCGCAAAGAAGACCGCGTGCTGCAGACCCTGGTCAGCAAAACCGAAACCATTCGCTCCGAGCTCGGCTCTTTGGGCACTGTGGTGCTCGAGCGCATGGAGCAAAGCTTGCAACAAGGCATTGACGAGCAAAGCGAGCAGCAGCTTGCGCTGAGCGGCGATCTAGGCGAAGCGCAAAACACCACCCGCCGCGAGCTTGAAGCCGCGCGCGAACTTAAAGCCTTGCGCAAAGAAGTCGACGAAGCCAACGGCATCTTCGAGCGCTCGCGCAAAGCTCTTGATTTTCGCGGCGCTGAACTGCGCGCAGCGCTAAACGTTGGCCTCTCCTTCAGCGACATCCCCCCGCTCGAAGAAAAAGCATCCGGCGTCTTTGAGCTGCCGGAGTTTCCGCGCGGCTGGCAAGAGACCTTGGACACCTTGCGTCCGCCCAGAGCCCGCGATCAAAGTTTCTATGAGCATCGCGCTATCTCACCAAGGCCCGTGGTCTTTGAGGCGCCCGATACCATGAGCCAAGATCAGGTGCACTTGCATCTAGAGCACCCTTTCGTCAAACGTGTACTCTCGCGCTTTTCGGCCCAGGGGCATGCCGTCCACGATCTAAGCCGCGTCTCGCTCATCGCCATGCCGGACACAGCGCAAGCGCACGTGCTGGTGCTTGGCCGTTTGTCCTTGTTTGGCTCTGGCGCGGGCCGCTTGCACGACACCTTGCTTGCCGTGGCGGCGAGCTTCACCCAAAGCGAAGGGCTACACTTACCCGCCCTCGATCCTGCCGGCACTGAGACGCTTATCTCAGCAATGCGCCGCGCGCTGGGGCGCCAAACCCAGGCGCCCAAACTTCAGCCGCTCTTTTCGCAAAAGCTGTGCAACGAAGCCCCCGCGCTCTTTCGCAAGCTCTGGCCCTTGCTCAAAGACGAAGCCGATGCCGAAGCGCTCGCAGCCGAACAAAAACTTAGCGCGCGCGCCGCCCGCGAAGCCGAGATGCTGCGCGGCATTTTGCTGCGCCAAAAAAGCGCCATCGAAGAAGCCCTTGGCGGCAAACAAACACATTTTGATTTTGGCGACAGCCAAAGCGAAAAGCAGCAAGCCGAGCAGCGCGCCCAAGACCTTGCGCACCTGCGGCGCAGACTCGGTGCACTCGAAATCGAACTTGAGCACGAACCCAAAGAGCTTGCCGCCATCTACGACGTCAAGCTTCATCGCCTCGAGCCCGTTGGCTTGGTCTATCTCTGGCCGGAGCTTGAATTATGAACGATGCTGCGCGTTTCTTTCATCGGGAATGGCTCGGCATGGCCCAGCCCATCGAAGGCCTGGTCTTTAGTGTGCCCGCGCTCATCGAGTCCGAATGCTTTCAGCGCCTTGCGGCGGAAGATCATCGCGACTTTATCGCCCAGCTCGAACAAACAGATGCAAATGACAGCGAAACAAACGCAGCAGAGCTTGCAGCCGACGGCGCCCGCCCGCTGCGCCTGCGCGATCCGCGTGACTTTTTCTGTGAGGGCCTCGGCTGGAACAATGCCGGCTACACCGAAGAGCTGCCCGATGCTCTCTCGCTCTACATTCCCGAAGGCGGCCAGACCCTGCGCCCCACCGCCGCGCTGAAAATCCCCGACTATGCCCAGCGGCCCCAAGATCTGCGCATCTCAAGCCCGCCGTCCTATCCGCCGGCCGCCGAGCTTCGCCAGCAGTACCGCTTGCTTTACTGGGAGCTGCCTGATGGTTTAGACCTGGATGCGCCCGAAGATCAGAGTGGCCCCTGGCTCTATCCGCCCACCCACAAGTTCGACCGCCTCTTGCGCCACTGCCGCATTCCCATCGGCGTGCTCTGCAACGGCAGCATCATTCGTTTGATCTACGCCCCGCACGGCGGCGCAAGCGGGCATTTGGATTTTCGCATCGCGCACATGGCCCAGGTGCACGGCCGCCCGCTCTTTGATGCGCTGGTCATGCTGCTTTCCGATGTGCGCATCGCAAGCGTTGCTGAAGACAAACAACTGCACAGCATCCTCGCCCGCTCGCGGCAGATGCAAGCCGAAGTCACCACCGACCTGTCCCGGCAAATGCTGCAAGCGCTTGAGACTTTGCTCCATGCCTTTGAAGCCGCCGACGAGCGTGCGCACCACTGCTGGCTGCGTCCTATTATCGAAAGCCGCACCGAGCACGACGACCCGCTCTACGAGGCCCTGCTCACCTTTTTGCTGCGCTTGGTGGTGATTCTCTACGCCGAAGACAAAAACCTGCTCCCCTCTGCGCATCCGCTTTTTGCCGAGCACTATTCGCTCTTTGCTCTTTTCGAGCGCTTGCAAACAGAACGCGGCCGCTACCCCGACGCCATGCACCGCCGCTACAGCGCCTATCCCGGCCTGCTCGCCCTCTTTCGCGCCATCTACTTTGGCATCGAGCATGAAGATCTGCGCATTGCCGAGCACAAAGGCCAGCTCTTTGACCCCAACCGCTTTGCCTTCCTTGAAGGCTTCTCGCAAGATGCCTCGGTGCCCGTGGGCGATCCCGAAGCGCGCGCCCGGGCCACGCTGCCCACCATCGACGATGAAAGCATCTACCAAATCCTGCGCGCGCTGATTTTCCTCGACGGCGAGCGCCTTTCTTACAAGAGCTTAGAGGTCGAGCAGATTGGCTCTTGCTACGAAGCGCTGATGGGCTTTAGCGCAGAGCGGCTGATCGAAGATGCCGTGCGCATCAAACCCTCGAGCAGCGGCTTTACGCCAAGCTGGCTTAGCGTGAGCGAGCTGCTCGAAGTCAAAGCATCCCAGCGCAAAAACTTTCTCAAAGAGCACGTGGGTCTTTCTGGCGCTCGCGCCGCTGCGTTGCATAAAGACATCGCCGCCCTTGAAAAAGAGCACGCTACTGACCGCAAGACCTTGCTCGAAAAAGCCACCCTGCGCCTTAGCGAAGAGAGCACCAAACACACGCCCATTGCCAAAAAAGGCAGCCTCATCATCCAGCCCGGAGAAGAGCGCAAACGCACAAGCTCGCATTACACCCCGCCCGAGCTCTCCCGGCCCTTGGTCGCCCGCGCGCTTGAGCCTCTTTTGAAAGCCTTCGCCGAGCCCTCCTCCGAGCAAATCCTCTCGCTCTCGCTTTGCGATCCGGCCATGGGCTCCGGCGCCTTTTTGGTCGAGGCCACCCGCTACCTTTCAGAGCAACTGCTCTTTGCCTGGCAGCGCGAGAATCATCCCATCACCCAAAGCAAAGGCAAAGAAGACTTGATCCTCGAGGCGCGGCGCCTGGTTGCCGAGCGCTGCATCTACGGCGTTGATAAAAACCCCTTTGCTGTCGAGCTTGCCAAAATAAGCCTCTGGCTTTTGACCATGCAGCGGCAAAAACCCTTTAGCTTTGTCGATCATAATCTTAGATGCGGTGATTCGCTCGTCGGTCTGAGCTTTGAGCAAATCATTAGCTTTAACTGGCAGCCCGAAACCCAACAAAATCTGATTTCAAGCGAACTAAAAAACATGCTCGATGAAGCCATCGAAGCGCGCCTGCGCATCACCCAAAGCGCTGAGCAGTTTAACCTTAGCTACAAAGACAAAAGCGATGCCATGCGCGATGCCGACGATGCCCTCTATCGCCTGCGTCTCATCGCCAACCTGCTCATCGGCGCCTTTTTCGATCACAAAAAGAGCAAAGAGCGCGAGAGTGAGCGCACCCGGCGTTTGGACCTCATCATCACCTGGCTTGCTGAAGGAGAGGGCTGCCGCGAGGCCTATCAAGAAATCAAAGCGCTTAGCGCTGACATAGAGCAGCGCATCAATCCCTTTCACTGGCACCTGGAATACCCCGAAATATTCTACGCCGGCCGTGTTGATCCGCTAAGCCAAACCCAGAGCAACGAGCCCGCTTACCTTGATTGCGTGGTGGGCAATCCGCCGTTTATGGGTCAGTCGCAGATCTCGGCACGGTTTGGAGATAGCTACCGTGATTGGCTCTTTTTGATTCATCCAGGTGCCCTTGGCAAGTCAGATATAGTCGCACATTTTTTCAGAAGAGCAGATACGCTACTTGGTGAGCATGGAACTATTGGTCTTGTCTCAACAAACACAATTTCTCAGGGCGACACGCGCCGTTCTTCACTGAAAGTTCTGATCGGTGAAGGATCTGTTGTTTTCAACGCGCTTGTGTCGACTCCATGGCCTGGCGATGCAGCGGTGACCATCTCTACTGTACATTTGGCCAAAGGCGAGCCCAAAGCCTTCATGGGTGCGCCCATCTTAGATGCCGCTCAAGTCTCCGTCATCAACTCGCGCTTGCTTGCTGCTCCCGAGCGCCCCGATCCCGTCAAGCTCGCTGATAACGCAGAGAGTTCATTCTTAGGCGTAAAAGTTTATGGTCAAGGTTTTGTGCTCACGCCCGAAGAACGCGATGCGCTGATTCAAAAAGATGCGCGCAATGCCGAGCGCATCTTCCCCTATCTTGGCGGCCAAGAAGTCAACACCTCTCCGACCCAAGCCTTCGATCGCTACGTCATCAACTTCGGCCAAATGAGCCTCGAACAAGCCGAAGCCTGGCCCGACCTCCTCCAAATCATCCGCGACAAAGTCAAACCCGAGCGGGATAAGCTTCGAGATAACTCGGATGGAAAACAGTTAAAAACATACTGGTGGCAGTTT belongs to Myxococcales bacterium and includes:
- a CDS encoding N-6 DNA methylase, encoding MNDAARFFHREWLGMAQPIEGLVFSVPALIESECFQRLAAEDHRDFIAQLEQTDANDSETNAAELAADGARPLRLRDPRDFFCEGLGWNNAGYTEELPDALSLYIPEGGQTLRPTAALKIPDYAQRPQDLRISSPPSYPPAAELRQQYRLLYWELPDGLDLDAPEDQSGPWLYPPTHKFDRLLRHCRIPIGVLCNGSIIRLIYAPHGGASGHLDFRIAHMAQVHGRPLFDALVMLLSDVRIASVAEDKQLHSILARSRQMQAEVTTDLSRQMLQALETLLHAFEAADERAHHCWLRPIIESRTEHDDPLYEALLTFLLRLVVILYAEDKNLLPSAHPLFAEHYSLFALFERLQTERGRYPDAMHRRYSAYPGLLALFRAIYFGIEHEDLRIAEHKGQLFDPNRFAFLEGFSQDASVPVGDPEARARATLPTIDDESIYQILRALIFLDGERLSYKSLEVEQIGSCYEALMGFSAERLIEDAVRIKPSSSGFTPSWLSVSELLEVKASQRKNFLKEHVGLSGARAAALHKDIAALEKEHATDRKTLLEKATLRLSEESTKHTPIAKKGSLIIQPGEERKRTSSHYTPPELSRPLVARALEPLLKAFAEPSSEQILSLSLCDPAMGSGAFLVEATRYLSEQLLFAWQRENHPITQSKGKEDLILEARRLVAERCIYGVDKNPFAVELAKISLWLLTMQRQKPFSFVDHNLRCGDSLVGLSFEQIISFNWQPETQQNLISSELKNMLDEAIEARLRITQSAEQFNLSYKDKSDAMRDADDALYRLRLIANLLIGAFFDHKKSKERESERTRRLDLIITWLAEGEGCREAYQEIKALSADIEQRINPFHWHLEYPEIFYAGRVDPLSQTQSNEPAYLDCVVGNPPFMGQSQISARFGDSYRDWLFLIHPGALGKSDIVAHFFRRADTLLGEHGTIGLVSTNTISQGDTRRSSLKVLIGEGSVVFNALVSTPWPGDAAVTISTVHLAKGEPKAFMGAPILDAAQVSVINSRLLAAPERPDPVKLADNAESSFLGVKVYGQGFVLTPEERDALIQKDARNAERIFPYLGGQEVNTSPTQAFDRYVINFGQMSLEQAEAWPDLLQIIRDKVKPERDKLRDNSDGKQLKTYWWQFGRVGPGLYAAIAPLQRCLVNSQVSKHLILAFQPIERVFSHALNVFALENYTAFAILQSRIHEPWARLMGSTLEDRLRYTASDCFETFPFPKADPHETFPELEALGKELYEARTDWMNKQGQGLTKLYNALKDEALTNDPTITRLRHLHEHLDHEVLQTYATQTGDPTWTTTTIPPYNQPNEKIFETHTLDHLFALNEQRARR
- a CDS encoding DEAD/DEAH box helicase, which produces MQTASHRSVLQTLPLERIVDIARQLGVGLRAEQSPSQALDLATLLEGSQRISFSDLLGLLQRDELRQLCVAHGLDAESRSRPVLIQTLLRAHGDEKSIPPKPLFSRSNESRFDPKPGDTVRLRHRQWLVGQVHKPDDPAQATRLKLTCLDDDHRGAELEVLWELELGAEVIHPESQLPETISALDSPQHFAAYYNTLRWQGVSATEVDRFQAPFRAGIKIQPYQLTPLSKALSLPRANLFIADDVGLGKTIEAGLVAQELLLRQRVDFILVSAPASLLLQWQDEMNKRFGLRFEVFCRDYILKKRRERGFAINPWATHHRFIISYPLLRRPEYRDPLLQHIGERAHKSLLILDEAHTVAPASASKYAVDSAVTKVVRDIAPRFENRLFLSATPHNGHSNSFSALLEILDPQRFSRAVPVQGPQELAPVMVRRLKSDLREIMPGQKFSERKIIRVALEDKQGSPQIQFADSEPMLFSADESLADPAAELKLAELLRTYTEIHKRAGVGQAKRLSLINLQKRLLSSPEAFARTLELHDTHQKRALKKHELTVDAADLLRSGDAETAQGIDEQSSEELYDRGLEGKAALEQSPNQNLLEQSAALRAEMLGLARVLRRKPDMKALAIIAWLKRHCCHEIGKNYANFGKLTSENQDKKWSDRRVIIFTEYADSKRYLRTLLQSAFEGTERGDERLLEIHGGMSDEAREQTQYAFNTKPADHPVRVLLCTDAAREGLNLQAFCADLFHYDIPWNPSRMEQRNGRIDRQQQPSPEVRCHYFIYPERKEDRVLQTLVSKTETIRSELGSLGTVVLERMEQSLQQGIDEQSEQQLALSGDLGEAQNTTRRELEAARELKALRKEVDEANGIFERSRKALDFRGAELRAALNVGLSFSDIPPLEEKASGVFELPEFPRGWQETLDTLRPPRARDQSFYEHRAISPRPVVFEAPDTMSQDQVHLHLEHPFVKRVLSRFSAQGHAVHDLSRVSLIAMPDTAQAHVLVLGRLSLFGSGAGRLHDTLLAVAASFTQSEGLHLPALDPAGTETLISAMRRALGRQTQAPKLQPLFSQKLCNEAPALFRKLWPLLKDEADAEALAAEQKLSARAAREAEMLRGILLRQKSAIEEALGGKQTHFDFGDSQSEKQQAEQRAQDLAHLRRRLGALEIELEHEPKELAAIYDVKLHRLEPVGLVYLWPELEL